The following proteins are co-located in the Imtechella halotolerans genome:
- the mdh gene encoding malate dehydrogenase yields the protein MKVTIVGAGNVGATCADVIAYRGIASEVVLLDIKEGFAEGKALDIMQCASNTGFNTRVVGVTNDYSKTAGSDVVVITSGIPRKPGMTREELIGINAGIVKSVSESVLQYSPNTIIVVVSNPMDTMTYLALKATGLPKNRIIGMGGALDSARFKTYLSLALDKPVNDIKGMVIGGHGDTTMIPLTRLASYNGVPVSQFLTDEALGQVAADTMVGGATLTKLLGTSAWYAPGASVAYLVDSILNDQKKMIPCSVFLEGEYGQDDICIGVPCIIGKNGVEQIVDVELNDGEKELFAKSAAAVRTMNEALSNVL from the coding sequence ATGAAAGTTACAATAGTAGGAGCAGGAAATGTAGGTGCTACTTGTGCCGATGTGATTGCTTACAGAGGTATTGCCAGTGAGGTGGTTCTTTTGGATATTAAAGAAGGATTTGCAGAGGGAAAAGCGTTGGATATTATGCAATGCGCCAGCAATACAGGGTTTAATACCCGTGTGGTGGGTGTAACCAATGATTATAGTAAAACTGCTGGAAGTGATGTAGTAGTAATTACATCAGGAATACCTCGTAAACCCGGAATGACTCGCGAAGAGCTAATAGGTATCAATGCAGGTATTGTAAAGTCGGTTTCAGAAAGTGTTTTGCAATACTCTCCAAATACTATTATAGTGGTTGTTTCTAATCCAATGGATACTATGACCTATTTGGCATTGAAGGCTACAGGTTTACCTAAGAATAGGATTATAGGTATGGGGGGAGCACTTGATAGCGCACGCTTTAAAACATATTTGTCCTTAGCTCTTGATAAGCCAGTTAATGATATAAAAGGAATGGTAATAGGTGGTCATGGTGATACTACTATGATTCCTTTAACTCGTTTAGCGTCATACAATGGAGTGCCTGTTTCTCAATTCCTTACCGATGAAGCATTGGGGCAGGTAGCGGCTGATACTATGGTTGGCGGAGCTACTTTAACTAAACTTTTAGGTACCTCAGCTTGGTATGCTCCAGGTGCTTCCGTAGCGTATTTGGTGGATAGTATTTTAAATGATCAAAAGAAAATGATTCCTTGCTCTGTTTTCCTTGAAGGAGAGTATGGTCAGGATGATATTTGTATAGGTGTACCTTGTATTATAGGGAAGAATGGAGTTGAACAAATTGTAGATGTTGAGCTTAATGACGGTGAGAAAGAGTTGTTTGCCAAAAGCGCAGCAGCTGTTCGAACTATGAACGAGGCATTGTCAAATGTGTTGTAA
- a CDS encoding DUF6588 family protein, translating into MKNVTFSLCALLCLSIGVKAQDNLNDLLAAGVADAGRFTNSYLAPGTNSAMYSMNNGWFNTAKVKKVLGFEISLVGGASFTGSSHKSFVLNTADYENLQFRDGSLSKEVSTSLGDITGVFAYVESSGPLGTTQEAEFELPTGLANSNINFVPSAFLQASLGVFEGTELKARFLPKVETDTYHAQMFGGAIQHEITHWLPTGEVMPVAISGLVAYTHVSGGYDFTETNVVEGENQRFENATNTWLFQLIGSTKLPVINFYGGIGYISGKSETDLKGTYRVKSGFVSSETIVDPFSVESTVSGLRGTVGARLKLGIFGVHVDYTMAEYNNVSFGLNFGVR; encoded by the coding sequence ATGAAAAATGTAACCTTTTCTTTATGTGCTTTGCTATGTCTATCCATAGGCGTGAAGGCGCAAGATAATCTCAATGATTTATTGGCGGCAGGAGTGGCTGATGCTGGACGTTTTACTAATTCCTATTTGGCTCCAGGTACTAACAGTGCGATGTATAGCATGAATAATGGGTGGTTCAATACTGCCAAGGTTAAAAAAGTTCTTGGATTTGAGATTTCTTTAGTTGGTGGGGCCTCATTTACTGGGAGTTCACACAAATCATTTGTTTTGAATACAGCGGACTATGAAAATCTGCAATTTAGAGATGGAAGTTTGTCAAAGGAGGTGTCGACCTCGTTAGGAGATATAACGGGTGTTTTTGCCTATGTGGAGAGTAGTGGTCCGTTAGGGACTACTCAGGAAGCGGAGTTTGAACTTCCTACTGGATTGGCCAATTCAAATATCAATTTTGTACCCTCTGCATTTTTGCAGGCTTCGTTAGGAGTTTTTGAGGGGACTGAGCTTAAAGCGCGTTTTCTTCCAAAAGTTGAAACTGATACGTACCACGCTCAGATGTTTGGCGGAGCTATTCAGCATGAGATTACTCATTGGCTGCCAACAGGGGAGGTAATGCCAGTTGCGATTTCTGGTCTTGTAGCCTATACACATGTGAGTGGTGGATATGATTTTACAGAGACAAATGTAGTAGAAGGGGAAAATCAACGTTTTGAAAATGCGACGAATACATGGCTTTTTCAATTGATAGGTTCCACTAAATTACCTGTAATAAATTTCTATGGAGGGATTGGGTATATTTCCGGAAAATCTGAAACGGATCTCAAAGGGACGTATCGAGTGAAAAGTGGTTTTGTTTCTTCAGAGACGATTGTGGATCCATTTTCAGTAGAAAGTACGGTTTCTGGTCTACGGGGTACTGTAGGTGCACGTCTTAAGTTAGGGATCTTTGGTGTACATGTGGATTACACAATGGCAGAGTATAATAATGTTTCATTTGGGTTAAATTTTGGTGTACGTTAG
- the gyrB gene encoding DNA topoisomerase (ATP-hydrolyzing) subunit B, protein MSEEVKKNNNYSADSIQALEGMEHVRMRPSMYIGDVGPRGLHHLVYEVVDNSIDEALAGHCDTIKVTINEDNSITVEDNGRGIPVDIHKKEGISALEVVMTKIGAGGKFDKDSYKVSGGLHGVGVSCVNALSDHLRATVHREGVVWEQEYERGKAIYPVKQIGTTDKRGTIVTFKPDSTIFQQTLEYSYDTLASRMRELSYLNKGITITLTDRRHKKENGEFEGEVFHSQEGLKEFIRFLDGNREPIIAEVISMEGEKNDIPVEVAMVYNSSFNENLHSYVNNINTHEGGTHLAGFRRGLTTTLKKYADSSGMLDKLKFEISGDDFREGLTAIVSVKVAEPQFEGQTKTKLGNREVTAAVSQAVSEMLENYLEEHPNDARTIVQKVILAAQARHAARKAREMVQRKTVMSGGGLPGKLSDCAEQDPVKCEVFLVEGDSAGGTAKQGRDRNFQAILPLRGKILNVEKAMQHKVFENEEIRNIFTALGVTIGTEEDSKALNLEKLRYHKVVIMCDADVDGSHIATLILTFFFRYMKELIENGHVFIATPPLYLVKKGNKKSYAWNDKERDKLQEEFGSGSNVQRYKGLGEMNAEQLWETTMNPEFRTLRQVTIDNGGEADRIFSMLMGDEVPPRREFIEKNAAYAKIDA, encoded by the coding sequence ATGAGTGAAGAAGTAAAGAAGAATAATAATTATTCTGCAGATAGTATTCAAGCGCTGGAGGGAATGGAGCACGTACGTATGCGTCCTTCAATGTATATTGGTGATGTTGGGCCACGTGGATTGCACCATTTAGTATATGAGGTGGTTGATAACTCTATAGATGAGGCGTTGGCTGGTCATTGTGATACTATTAAAGTAACTATAAACGAAGATAATTCCATTACGGTAGAAGATAATGGTCGTGGAATTCCGGTAGATATACACAAGAAAGAAGGGATTTCAGCTTTGGAAGTGGTAATGACCAAAATTGGAGCTGGAGGTAAGTTTGATAAAGACTCGTATAAGGTTTCAGGAGGTTTACATGGTGTAGGTGTGTCTTGTGTTAATGCGTTGTCTGATCATTTGCGTGCCACTGTTCACCGTGAAGGAGTTGTTTGGGAGCAAGAATATGAACGCGGAAAGGCGATTTATCCTGTTAAGCAAATTGGGACAACTGATAAGCGAGGGACTATTGTTACCTTCAAACCTGATAGTACAATTTTTCAGCAAACCTTGGAGTATAGTTATGATACACTTGCTTCTCGTATGCGTGAATTGTCATATCTCAATAAAGGAATTACCATTACTTTAACTGATAGACGTCATAAAAAGGAAAATGGTGAATTTGAAGGTGAGGTATTTCATTCTCAAGAAGGGTTAAAAGAGTTTATTCGTTTTTTGGATGGAAATCGAGAGCCAATTATTGCTGAGGTTATCTCTATGGAAGGAGAGAAAAATGATATTCCTGTTGAAGTGGCAATGGTATATAATTCTTCGTTTAATGAGAATCTTCATTCGTATGTGAACAATATTAATACACATGAAGGCGGTACGCATTTGGCTGGTTTTAGAAGAGGTTTGACTACAACTTTGAAGAAATATGCGGATTCTTCAGGGATGTTAGATAAATTGAAGTTCGAAATTTCAGGAGATGATTTCCGTGAAGGATTAACTGCTATTGTATCTGTTAAGGTTGCAGAACCTCAATTTGAAGGACAGACCAAAACTAAATTAGGAAATAGGGAAGTTACAGCGGCTGTATCGCAAGCGGTTTCTGAAATGTTGGAAAATTATTTGGAAGAGCATCCTAATGATGCCCGTACCATTGTGCAAAAGGTTATTTTGGCTGCTCAGGCTCGTCATGCAGCTCGTAAGGCCCGTGAGATGGTGCAGCGTAAAACCGTGATGAGTGGTGGAGGACTTCCTGGTAAATTATCGGATTGTGCTGAGCAAGATCCTGTAAAATGTGAGGTATTCCTTGTTGAGGGAGACTCAGCGGGCGGTACGGCTAAACAAGGACGTGATCGTAATTTTCAAGCAATTCTTCCACTACGTGGTAAGATTTTGAATGTAGAGAAGGCCATGCAACATAAAGTGTTCGAGAATGAAGAAATTCGAAACATTTTTACGGCATTAGGGGTTACTATTGGCACAGAAGAGGATAGTAAAGCTTTGAATCTTGAAAAACTCCGTTATCATAAAGTTGTAATTATGTGTGATGCTGATGTCGATGGTTCTCACATTGCAACACTTATACTTACATTCTTCTTCCGATATATGAAGGAGCTTATAGAAAATGGTCACGTATTTATTGCGACTCCTCCATTGTATTTGGTTAAAAAAGGAAATAAAAAATCATATGCGTGGAATGATAAAGAGCGTGATAAATTGCAGGAGGAGTTCGGTTCAGGATCCAATGTTCAGCGTTATAAGGGGCTTGGAGAGATGAATGCTGAGCAATTATGGGAGACTACAATGAATCCTGAATTTAGAACCTTACGTCAAGTTACTATTGATAATGGAGGGGAGGCTGATAGGATTTTTTCTATGTTGATGGGAGATGAAGTTCCGCCGCGTAGGGAGTTCATTGAGAAGAATGCTGCTTATGCTAAAATTGATGCTTAA
- the asnB gene encoding asparagine synthase B, whose protein sequence is MCGIVCAFDLKEKAAVLRPQVLEMSKKIRHRGPDWSGIYNDEKAIMAHERLAIVDPASGKQPLFSEDRKLVLAANGEIYNHRELRKQLKESYSFQTESDCEVILALYKEKGVHFLDEMNGIFGFALYDVEQDSYFIARDHIGIIPLYVGWDANGTFYVASELKALEGVCTKIQLFPPGHYLSSTDGVFVRWYKRDWVEYEAVKDNETSVEQVRDALEAAVHRQLMSDVPYGVLLSGGLDSSVTSAIAKKYAQKRIESDDTTEAWWPQLHSFSVGLEGSPDLAAARKVAEHIGTIHHEIKFTIQEGLDAIRDVIYNLETYDITTVRASTPMYLMARVIKSMGIKMVLSGEGADELFGGYLYFHKAPNAQEFHEETVRKLDKLHMYDCLRANKSLAAWGIEGRVPFLDKEFMDVAMRLNPKDKMINGERMEKWVVRKAFESYLPESVAWRQKEQFSDGVGYSWIDTLKKVVSEEVTDEQLANAKYRFPLQTPTSKEEFYYRSIFAEHFPSDAAALCVPQEPSVACSTKIALEWDEAFKNMNDPSGRAVAKVHADAYEK, encoded by the coding sequence ATGTGTGGAATTGTTTGTGCTTTTGATCTAAAGGAAAAGGCAGCGGTATTAAGACCGCAAGTGTTGGAGATGTCTAAAAAGATACGTCATAGAGGTCCTGATTGGAGTGGAATTTATAATGATGAAAAAGCTATTATGGCGCATGAGCGTTTGGCAATTGTAGATCCAGCTTCAGGAAAGCAACCTTTATTTAGTGAAGATAGAAAGCTGGTTTTGGCGGCCAACGGGGAAATTTATAACCACAGAGAATTGCGTAAGCAATTGAAAGAATCTTATTCTTTTCAAACAGAATCAGATTGTGAAGTTATATTGGCCTTGTATAAGGAAAAGGGAGTTCATTTTTTGGATGAGATGAATGGGATTTTTGGGTTTGCATTATATGATGTTGAACAAGATTCCTATTTTATTGCACGTGATCACATTGGGATAATTCCTTTATATGTCGGTTGGGACGCTAATGGAACATTTTATGTAGCCTCTGAGTTAAAAGCTCTAGAAGGAGTATGTACTAAAATTCAATTATTTCCTCCAGGTCATTATCTGTCTAGTACTGATGGAGTTTTTGTAAGATGGTATAAGCGAGATTGGGTGGAATATGAAGCTGTAAAAGATAACGAAACTAGTGTTGAGCAGGTGCGTGATGCCCTTGAAGCGGCTGTTCATCGTCAATTGATGAGTGATGTTCCATACGGAGTGTTGTTGTCTGGTGGGTTAGATTCTTCAGTAACGTCTGCGATTGCTAAAAAATATGCTCAAAAGCGTATTGAAAGTGATGATACTACTGAAGCTTGGTGGCCCCAATTACATTCGTTCTCGGTAGGTTTGGAGGGGTCTCCAGATTTAGCTGCTGCACGTAAAGTAGCAGAACATATAGGGACAATACATCATGAAATTAAATTTACTATTCAAGAAGGGTTGGATGCTATACGAGATGTGATTTATAACCTTGAAACCTATGATATTACCACGGTAAGGGCCTCAACCCCGATGTATCTTATGGCACGCGTAATCAAATCAATGGGGATAAAAATGGTATTGTCAGGCGAAGGGGCGGATGAACTTTTTGGAGGATATCTTTATTTTCATAAAGCTCCTAATGCTCAGGAATTTCATGAAGAAACAGTTCGAAAATTAGATAAGCTTCATATGTATGATTGTTTGCGAGCCAATAAAAGTTTAGCAGCATGGGGGATAGAAGGAAGGGTGCCCTTTTTAGATAAGGAGTTTATGGACGTAGCCATGCGTCTTAATCCAAAGGATAAGATGATTAATGGTGAACGTATGGAAAAGTGGGTTGTTCGTAAGGCGTTTGAATCCTATTTACCTGAAAGTGTCGCTTGGAGACAAAAGGAGCAATTTTCGGATGGAGTTGGGTATAGTTGGATAGATACTCTTAAGAAGGTTGTTAGTGAAGAAGTTACAGATGAGCAACTAGCTAATGCTAAATATCGTTTTCCTTTACAGACGCCTACCTCTAAGGAGGAATTTTATTACCGTTCAATTTTTGCTGAGCATTTTCCTAGTGATGCTGCAGCCTTATGTGTGCCTCAAGAACCATCAGTGGCTTGTAGTACGAAAATAGCTCTGGAATGGGATGAGGCGTTTAAAAATATGAACGACCCTTCAGGTAGGGCTGTTGCCAAGGTGCATGCCGATGCATACGAAAAATAA